Proteins from a single region of Desulfobacter postgatei 2ac9:
- a CDS encoding MBL fold metallo-hydrolase, protein MRIKCWGSRGSICVSGQQYTKYGGDTTCFEIQANSGEVVIIDAGTGIRRLGKSMVQKKIKRCYLLLTHTHWDHIIGMPFFHPLLDADTTVHIQDRTFAGLTTKQVIDRVMCMPFFPVGLKAYNADIRFDSSLNNRFSIGSLDIETILTSHSQDSIGYRFTENGKTFVFLTDNELGYTHSQGRSVKEYIAFSKDADLLFHDTEYTDDEYLNRSGWGHSCLSDVLDLSVKASVGQLGLIHINQDRTDDQVDAMVDQCRRFFNNNHLSTSCYAVAADFEIFL, encoded by the coding sequence ATGCGAATAAAATGTTGGGGTTCTAGAGGATCAATCTGTGTATCAGGGCAACAATATACCAAGTACGGCGGCGATACCACCTGTTTTGAGATCCAGGCAAATTCGGGTGAGGTTGTGATCATTGACGCCGGTACCGGCATCCGCAGGCTTGGAAAATCCATGGTTCAAAAAAAAATTAAGAGATGTTATCTGCTTTTGACCCATACCCACTGGGATCACATCATTGGTATGCCCTTTTTTCATCCCCTGCTTGATGCGGATACCACAGTCCACATCCAGGACCGGACCTTTGCCGGACTGACAACGAAACAGGTTATTGACCGGGTCATGTGTATGCCTTTTTTCCCCGTCGGGTTAAAGGCCTACAACGCTGATATCCGGTTTGATTCATCCCTGAACAACCGTTTTTCCATCGGCAGCCTGGATATTGAAACAATCCTCACCTCCCATTCCCAGGACAGCATTGGATACAGGTTTACGGAAAATGGGAAAACATTTGTGTTTCTTACGGACAATGAACTGGGATATACCCACTCCCAGGGCAGAAGTGTTAAAGAATACATCGCCTTTTCAAAAGATGCGGATTTACTGTTCCATGACACCGAGTACACGGATGATGAATACCTGAATAGAAGCGGGTGGGGTCACTCCTGCCTGTCCGATGTTTTGGATTTAAGCGTTAAGGCGTCAGTGGGGCAGCTTGGCCTTATTCATATCAACCAGGACAGAACCGATGACCAGGTGGATGCCATGGTTGACCAGTGCCGTCGATTTTTCAATAATAATCACCTCTCCACCTCCTGTTATGCTGTTGCTGCGGATTTTGAAATTTTTCTATAA
- a CDS encoding AmpG family muropeptide MFS transporter yields MKFFYNPSKAWEAAKNFSHPRVVTMLFFGFSAGLPILLIFSSLSLWLREAGIQRSAVTFFSWAALGYSFKFIWAPLVDQMPIPVMTRRLGRRRAWILLAQICIASAIFAMSMIDPAKAENCLFLMALAAVALGFSSATQDIAIDAYRIESAGEALQALMASMYIAGYRIGMLAAGAGALFIAQIQGSTPGAYDYTAWRTAYQIMAGLMAIGMITVFVIKEPAITEKEATCARNRDHARFFILFLISAAAFVGWFYFSSGIASTLKEQVALVVKNHSAAGFIVETARLAAGLCSALLAARVMVALKVADMEMIRSAYVEPVSDFFLRYGAGLAWMLLALIGLYRISDIVLGVISNVFYQDMGFSKIHIASIVKTFGLFMTIAGGFLGGTLSIQFGVMRILFAGALLSALTNLLFVLMAWTGPALPMLYLVISADNLAGGLAGAAFVAFLSSLTNVRFTAVQYAVFSSLMTLVPKVFSGYSGAMVDQLGYPVFFTITAVMGIPVLILILICGVKLQVKNRR; encoded by the coding sequence TTGAAATTTTTCTATAACCCTTCAAAAGCCTGGGAGGCTGCCAAGAATTTTTCCCACCCCAGGGTGGTCACCATGCTTTTTTTCGGGTTCAGCGCAGGGCTGCCCATTCTGCTGATTTTTTCATCTCTGTCGCTTTGGCTTCGTGAGGCAGGTATCCAGCGTTCGGCTGTCACCTTTTTCTCCTGGGCAGCCTTAGGGTATTCCTTTAAATTTATCTGGGCACCCTTGGTGGATCAAATGCCCATTCCCGTAATGACTCGAAGGCTTGGCCGGCGCAGGGCCTGGATACTTCTGGCCCAGATCTGCATTGCTTCGGCCATTTTTGCCATGTCCATGATTGATCCGGCAAAGGCAGAGAACTGTTTATTCTTGATGGCTCTGGCTGCCGTGGCCTTAGGCTTTTCTTCGGCCACTCAGGACATTGCCATTGATGCCTACCGCATTGAATCAGCAGGCGAAGCGCTCCAGGCTTTGATGGCTTCGATGTATATTGCCGGATACCGGATCGGGATGCTGGCCGCAGGTGCAGGTGCCTTGTTTATAGCCCAGATCCAAGGCTCAACCCCGGGCGCTTATGATTACACGGCCTGGCGCACGGCCTACCAGATCATGGCCGGGCTGATGGCCATTGGGATGATCACGGTATTTGTAATTAAAGAACCTGCAATAACGGAAAAAGAAGCAACTTGCGCCCGGAACAGGGATCATGCCCGGTTTTTTATTCTTTTTTTAATTTCTGCGGCTGCCTTTGTGGGGTGGTTTTATTTTTCATCCGGGATTGCATCCACATTAAAAGAACAGGTGGCCCTTGTTGTGAAAAACCATTCTGCCGCCGGATTTATAGTTGAAACCGCACGGCTTGCCGCAGGCCTTTGTTCAGCACTTCTGGCGGCAAGGGTGATGGTGGCCCTGAAAGTGGCGGACATGGAGATGATCCGGTCCGCCTATGTTGAACCGGTTTCGGATTTTTTTTTGCGGTACGGCGCAGGCCTGGCCTGGATGCTTCTTGCGCTTATCGGCCTGTACCGGATTTCGGATATTGTTCTAGGTGTTATTTCCAATGTCTTTTACCAGGACATGGGTTTTTCAAAAATTCATATCGCAAGCATCGTAAAAACCTTCGGACTGTTCATGACCATTGCCGGCGGTTTTCTGGGTGGCACCCTGTCAATTCAGTTCGGGGTGATGCGCATTCTTTTTGCCGGGGCATTGCTGTCAGCGCTGACAAACCTGCTGTTTGTTCTCATGGCCTGGACCGGTCCGGCCCTGCCCATGCTCTACCTTGTGATCTCCGCGGATAACCTGGCCGGCGGCCTCGCCGGCGCTGCATTTGTGGCCTTTTTATCCAGTCTGACCAATGTCAGGTTCACCGCCGTTCAATATGCCGTATTTTCGTCATTAATGACCCTTGTACCAAAGGTGTTTTCCGGATATTCCGGGGCCATGGTGGACCAACTGGGATACCCTGTGTTTTTCACGATAACCGCCGTGATGGGTATCCCGGTTCTTATTTTAATCCTGATCTGCGGGGTTAAACTGCAAGTGAAGAACCGCAGATGA
- a CDS encoding helix-turn-helix domain-containing protein: MQQIMVSPSDLGVTLKELRKQKGMTQRALGKRVGLDQKRISLMENGNPNIRVASLFRLLSALDVGMTLEPKAIEGTTPVQGSQEDNKDEW; this comes from the coding sequence ATGCAGCAGATCATGGTCTCCCCCAGTGATCTTGGGGTAACGCTTAAAGAATTGAGGAAACAAAAAGGGATGACCCAAAGAGCTTTGGGTAAACGGGTGGGGCTTGACCAAAAACGGATCTCCCTGATGGAAAACGGCAATCCCAATATCCGGGTAGCCAGCCTGTTCAGGCTACTTTCCGCCCTTGACGTGGGCATGACCCTTGAGCCCAAGGCCATTGAAGGAACGACTCCAGTCCAGGGGAGTCAGGAAGATAATAAGGATGAATGGTGA
- a CDS encoding type II toxin-antitoxin system HipA family toxin, whose translation MGKAKNLTVLMNGVPVGHLTRSAKGIISFGYDEDWLSDRNRRPLSLSLPLTTQVYSGDRVENYFDNLLPDNMTLRNRLQARVGASSTRAFDLLSHIGRDCVGAVQLVPEGERPNVKMVTADRVDESQIEAILKSYSAMPLGVDIDADFRLSVAGAQEKTAFLRMQGNWYRPSGATPTSHIFKLPMGWLGQTGLDLSGSVENEWLCQKLLDAFGMAAADTRMANFGSQKVLVVKRFDRRWSADGSWLIRLPQEDICQATGTPSALKYETDGGPGMAAIMGLLLGSDRAHVDRTVFMTAQVLFWMLGAIDGHAKNFSIFLRPGSRFHLTPLYDVISIYPLVKAGQISMHKVKMAMAVSGKNRHYRWNSIARRHWLDTAKKCRYPEDEMKQIIEKCCDITQECIDHAGAALPPGFPGQISSAIFSGIHQAREQLIKEQPQYRGR comes from the coding sequence ATGGGAAAGGCAAAAAATCTTACCGTTCTTATGAACGGTGTTCCTGTGGGCCATCTGACCCGAAGTGCCAAAGGGATTATCTCTTTTGGTTATGACGAGGATTGGCTTTCAGACCGCAATAGAAGACCCTTGTCCCTATCTCTGCCTCTTACAACCCAGGTTTATTCTGGTGACCGGGTTGAAAATTATTTTGACAACCTGCTGCCTGACAACATGACATTGCGCAACAGGCTGCAGGCCAGGGTCGGGGCTTCGTCCACCCGGGCCTTTGACCTGCTCTCCCATATCGGCAGGGATTGTGTGGGGGCTGTGCAGCTTGTGCCTGAAGGGGAAAGGCCAAATGTCAAAATGGTCACGGCAGATCGAGTGGATGAATCACAGATAGAGGCTATTCTTAAATCTTATTCCGCCATGCCCTTGGGGGTGGACATTGATGCCGATTTCAGGCTTTCCGTTGCCGGAGCCCAGGAAAAAACCGCTTTCCTCAGAATGCAAGGCAACTGGTACCGCCCTTCCGGGGCCACGCCCACCAGCCACATTTTCAAGCTGCCCATGGGCTGGCTGGGCCAGACCGGCCTGGATTTGTCAGGTAGTGTGGAAAACGAATGGCTCTGCCAGAAACTTTTGGACGCTTTTGGCATGGCTGCGGCTGACACCCGGATGGCGAATTTCGGCAGCCAGAAGGTACTGGTAGTGAAGCGGTTTGACCGGCGCTGGTCCGCTGACGGCTCCTGGCTGATCCGGCTTCCCCAGGAAGATATCTGCCAGGCCACGGGAACGCCTTCTGCTCTGAAATATGAGACGGACGGGGGACCGGGTATGGCTGCGATCATGGGCCTGCTTCTGGGCTCTGACAGAGCCCATGTGGACAGGACCGTCTTTATGACTGCCCAGGTGCTTTTCTGGATGCTGGGGGCCATTGACGGCCATGCCAAAAATTTCAGCATCTTTCTTCGGCCCGGCAGCCGCTTTCACCTGACCCCCCTTTACGATGTCATTTCGATCTATCCTTTGGTCAAAGCCGGCCAGATTTCCATGCACAAGGTGAAGATGGCCATGGCCGTGTCAGGGAAAAACCGCCATTACAGATGGAACAGCATAGCCAGAAGACATTGGCTGGACACGGCAAAAAAATGCAGGTACCCGGAAGATGAGATGAAGCAGATCATTGAAAAATGCTGCGATATAACACAAGAATGTATAGATCACGCAGGTGCGGCCCTGCCCCCTGGATTTCCCGGTCAGATTTCATCAGCAATTTTTTCAGGGATACACCAGGCAAGGGAACAGTTAATAAAAGAGCAGCCCCAATACCGGGGCAGATAA
- a CDS encoding ISAzo13-like element transposase-related protein has protein sequence MKISTVEKNGITPEVVEMVCSLVGRIPWPERRQAMADVTNRLLDGKPRVAEDVFGWGRATVEMGINELRTGIVCLNDISKRHKPRTEDKYPQMIKDIHEIMVPQSHADPHLRTTLAYTNMTAAAVRDALLKKGWPEEQVPAVRTLSEILLRQGYRLRSVAKTKVQKKTNGQTRFSKMSMR, from the coding sequence ATGAAGATATCGACAGTGGAGAAGAACGGGATAACACCGGAAGTCGTGGAGATGGTTTGCTCTCTGGTTGGGCGCATCCCTTGGCCTGAGCGTCGGCAGGCAATGGCGGATGTAACAAATAGGCTGTTGGATGGCAAGCCCCGGGTTGCGGAAGACGTATTCGGATGGGGGCGTGCAACCGTAGAGATGGGGATAAACGAACTGAGAACAGGTATTGTGTGCCTCAACGACATTTCCAAACGGCACAAGCCCAGGACTGAGGACAAATATCCACAAATGATCAAGGATATTCATGAGATCATGGTTCCCCAAAGCCATGCCGATCCCCATTTGCGTACCACCTTGGCGTATACGAACATGACAGCGGCAGCTGTACGCGATGCCCTGTTGAAAAAGGGTTGGCCGGAAGAGCAGGTGCCCGCAGTGCGCACGCTCTCGGAGATTTTGTTGCGCCAGGGTTACAGGCTGCGAAGCGTGGCAAAAACCAAAGTTCAAAAAAAAACGAATGGACAGACCAGATTTTCAAAAATGTCCATGAGGTAA
- a CDS encoding ISAzo13-like element transposase-related protein yields MFKNVHEVNAEADSDPKTVRISVDTKATVHVGDYSRKGKSRGLEAVKALDHEMMPKEKLVPGGIVETETGKAFLFLTDSNKTSDFLMDGIDLWWNSRRESLGDVTRLVINMDNGPECSGRRTRFLQRMVEFANTSGLEIRLAYYPPYHSKYNYIEHYWGGLEQSWNGYLLDSVETVLKRAGNFVWRGVKTTVSLLTSVYQKGITLCTKEKAELEKRLDRFTQLPQWDITIRPLTVN; encoded by the coding sequence ATTTTCAAAAATGTCCATGAGGTAAATGCCGAAGCTGATTCGGACCCCAAAACGGTTCGCATCAGCGTGGACACCAAAGCCACCGTCCATGTCGGCGACTACTCTCGAAAGGGCAAATCGCGTGGATTGGAAGCAGTGAAGGCCCTTGACCACGAGATGATGCCCAAGGAAAAGCTGGTGCCTGGGGGAATAGTGGAAACAGAGACCGGCAAAGCATTCCTGTTCTTGACGGACAGCAACAAGACCAGCGATTTCCTGATGGACGGCATTGATCTTTGGTGGAATAGCCGCAGGGAAAGCCTTGGAGATGTTACCCGTCTTGTCATCAACATGGACAATGGCCCGGAATGTAGCGGCCGCAGAACCCGTTTTCTCCAACGGATGGTCGAGTTTGCGAACACGAGCGGTCTTGAGATTCGCCTTGCGTACTACCCACCCTACCACAGCAAATACAACTACATTGAGCACTACTGGGGTGGATTGGAACAATCATGGAACGGCTATCTCCTTGATAGTGTGGAAACCGTGCTCAAAAGAGCAGGAAACTTCGTATGGAGAGGCGTAAAGACAACCGTCAGCCTCCTTACATCAGTATACCAGAAGGGAATCACCCTATGCACAAAGGAGAAAGCAGAACTTGAAAAGCGCCTTGATCGTTTTACCCAGCTTCCTCAGTGGGATATTACTATTCGACCATTAACGGTAAATTGA
- a CDS encoding type I restriction endonuclease produces the protein MEFTDQLAALSTRAIKQKDIIKTEEATKNALVMPFIQALGYDVFDPSEVIPEYIADVGSKKGEKVDYAIVSDGKVTMLFECKNCGSNLIDCHASQLRRYFHVTTARISVLTNGISYRFFSDLEEPNKMDEKPFMEINLLEIDPQIIPELKKLTKNSFELDKMLLSANDLKYTREIKNLLESEFASPSQELVKFILGNVYTGLKTQPVIEQFTPIVKQAINLLINGRINDRLKSALTSDEEKKEVLEEETIPTKETGVVTTQEELDGFYIVRAILHEVVDVSRVVHRDNKSYFGILLDDNNRKPLCRLHFNTSQKYIGLIASDKTETKQPIQGLNEIYKYANKIKETVGFYEQAQSA, from the coding sequence ATGGAATTTACTGACCAGTTGGCTGCACTTTCAACACGGGCGATCAAACAAAAAGATATTATAAAAACTGAGGAAGCGACAAAAAACGCTCTTGTCATGCCGTTCATTCAGGCCCTCGGTTATGATGTTTTTGATCCATCCGAGGTTATCCCAGAATATATTGCTGATGTTGGTAGCAAAAAAGGAGAAAAAGTTGACTATGCTATCGTCTCGGATGGCAAGGTCACTATGTTGTTCGAATGTAAAAATTGTGGATCCAATCTCATCGACTGCCATGCTTCACAGTTACGTCGGTACTTCCATGTTACGACAGCGAGAATATCTGTCTTAACCAACGGGATATCATATAGATTTTTTTCAGATCTTGAAGAACCGAACAAGATGGATGAAAAACCGTTCATGGAAATTAACCTGCTAGAAATCGATCCTCAAATCATTCCCGAATTGAAAAAGCTTACAAAAAACTCTTTCGAACTCGACAAGATGCTTCTTTCGGCAAATGACTTGAAATATACTAGGGAGATAAAAAACCTGCTCGAAAGTGAGTTCGCCTCACCATCGCAAGAGCTAGTAAAGTTTATATTAGGTAATGTCTACACAGGTCTAAAAACACAACCGGTTATTGAACAATTCACTCCGATAGTCAAACAGGCCATCAATCTGCTGATTAATGGTAGAATTAATGATCGTCTCAAATCAGCTCTTACAAGCGATGAAGAAAAGAAGGAAGTGCTTGAGGAAGAAACCATCCCCACTAAAGAAACAGGCGTGGTGACCACACAAGAAGAATTAGATGGATTCTATATTGTGAGAGCAATATTACATGAAGTAGTCGATGTATCCAGAGTCGTCCATAGAGACAACAAAAGTTATTTCGGTATTCTCCTGGATGATAATAACAGAAAACCGCTCTGCCGCCTCCACTTTAATACTTCTCAAAAGTATATAGGACTAATTGCCAGCGATAAAACCGAGACGAAACAACCAATACAAGGCCTGAACGAAATTTACAAATATGCCAATAAAATCAAAGAAACGGTTGGGTTTTATGAGCAAGCACAGAGCGCATAA
- a CDS encoding zinc-dependent alcohol dehydrogenase family protein, translating into MKAYRISHGGQIDGLQLEDIVERPLEPYEVRVRVRAVSLNYRDLVVAKGMDPTKVDHPVIPCSDGAGDVIAVGSMVRRVKPVDRVAASFFPHWLEGRPDRSKVRNSLGGDVDGMLAEEVTLHEETLAKIPDQLGYVEASTLPCAGVTAWNSIFESSDVRPGDTVLLLGTGGVSILGLQLAKAAGMRVIITSSSDEKLVRARALGADVTINYRATPEWQDEVLNQTGGEGVDVVLEVGGQGTVTRSVASTAVGGTIAVIGGVSGFGGEVNPLTLTLGAKRMVGIYVGSRAMLEQVARLVAETGMKPVVDRVFPFAEAQEAFRYLESGAHFGKVVIDLTQ; encoded by the coding sequence ATGAAGGCCTATCGGATCTCGCATGGCGGGCAGATCGACGGACTGCAGTTGGAAGACATCGTCGAGCGCCCGCTCGAGCCCTACGAAGTACGCGTCAGGGTACGTGCTGTGTCGCTAAACTATCGCGATCTGGTGGTCGCCAAGGGGATGGATCCGACAAAGGTAGATCACCCAGTCATTCCCTGTTCCGATGGCGCGGGAGATGTCATCGCAGTCGGTTCGATGGTCCGCCGGGTCAAGCCGGTCGACCGGGTGGCGGCGTCCTTCTTCCCCCATTGGCTCGAAGGTAGACCTGATCGAAGTAAGGTCCGGAACTCGCTCGGTGGCGACGTTGACGGTATGCTGGCCGAGGAAGTCACGCTGCATGAGGAAACCCTCGCCAAGATCCCGGACCAGCTGGGATACGTCGAGGCGTCAACCCTCCCGTGTGCAGGCGTCACCGCGTGGAATTCGATCTTCGAGTCATCCGACGTTCGCCCCGGCGATACTGTTCTCTTGCTTGGCACCGGTGGTGTTTCAATCCTGGGTCTGCAACTGGCAAAGGCTGCAGGCATGCGGGTGATCATCACATCGTCCAGCGATGAGAAGCTGGTGCGCGCCCGCGCCCTGGGTGCGGACGTGACGATCAACTACCGTGCGACCCCCGAATGGCAGGACGAGGTGCTAAACCAAACTGGCGGCGAGGGAGTCGATGTGGTGCTGGAGGTCGGCGGGCAGGGAACCGTTACCCGCTCTGTCGCATCCACCGCCGTGGGCGGGACCATCGCCGTCATCGGAGGCGTCAGCGGCTTCGGTGGCGAGGTCAATCCGTTGACCCTGACGCTCGGTGCCAAGCGCATGGTCGGCATCTACGTCGGCAGCCGAGCAATGCTGGAGCAAGTCGCAAGGCTGGTTGCTGAAACCGGCATGAAGCCGGTAGTCGATCGCGTATTCCCGTTTGCCGAGGCGCAGGAGGCGTTCCGCTACCTTGAGTCGGGAGCGCATTTCGGCAAGGTCGTGATCGACCTAACGCAATAG
- a CDS encoding FAD binding domain-containing protein, with product MTSKEAGQVMSFADAAGEVTSPQIRNQGTLGGNISQDTRCWYYL from the coding sequence GTGACATCAAAAGAGGCAGGACAGGTGATGAGCTTTGCCGATGCGGCCGGAGAAGTCACCTCTCCCCAGATCCGCAACCAGGGAACACTGGGCGGAAATATCTCACAGGACACCCGCTGCTGGTACTATCTGTAG
- a CDS encoding ADP-ribosylglycohydrolase family protein, translated as MRAKIQAGIMAAFTADALALGAHWVYDIAQIKDKYGRLDFMASPEIAPFHKGKKKGDFTHYGDQMFLLLESLSYCSGFDFDNFSTQWKAMFEDYSGWVDGATKETLANLEAGKSPQEAGSGSTDLGGASRMVPLALFYGEDRETFMANAETQTAMTHNHPQVIQSARFFASAAIETAEGRKPLDALEMAQKELSSNSPIYQMITDGLESVDKETTQAIAGFGQMCETQAALPGTIHLIAKYPNDLKTAMVENVMAGGDSSARGILCGFILGICNGMNAVPEQWIKEMRLADRIRSLAGITK; from the coding sequence ATGAGAGCAAAAATACAAGCAGGCATCATGGCTGCTTTCACGGCAGACGCATTGGCTTTGGGCGCACACTGGGTTTACGACATCGCCCAGATAAAAGACAAATACGGACGTCTGGATTTTATGGCATCGCCGGAAATCGCACCGTTCCATAAAGGAAAAAAGAAAGGCGATTTCACCCATTATGGAGATCAGATGTTCCTGCTGCTTGAGTCCCTTTCATATTGCTCAGGCTTCGATTTTGACAATTTTTCAACCCAGTGGAAGGCGATGTTCGAGGATTACAGCGGTTGGGTGGACGGCGCCACCAAGGAAACACTGGCCAATTTAGAAGCGGGAAAGTCACCCCAAGAAGCCGGGTCAGGCTCAACTGATTTAGGCGGTGCCTCCCGGATGGTTCCACTGGCACTTTTTTATGGGGAGGACCGTGAGACGTTTATGGCAAATGCAGAGACACAAACCGCAATGACCCACAATCACCCCCAGGTTATACAGAGCGCCCGTTTTTTTGCAAGCGCTGCAATAGAGACGGCTGAAGGCAGAAAACCGCTGGATGCCCTGGAAATGGCCCAAAAAGAACTTTCTTCAAATTCTCCTATCTACCAGATGATCACAGATGGTCTTGAAAGTGTCGATAAAGAGACAACACAGGCCATCGCAGGTTTCGGCCAGATGTGTGAAACCCAGGCCGCCCTGCCCGGCACGATTCATCTGATTGCCAAATATCCCAATGATCTGAAAACCGCAATGGTTGAAAATGTCATGGCCGGCGGGGATTCTTCTGCCCGGGGCATTTTGTGCGGGTTTATCCTGGGAATATGTAACGGCATGAATGCCGTCCCGGAACAGTGGATAAAAGAGATGCGGCTGGCAGATAGAATCCGGTCCCTGGCCGGAATAACGAAGTAA
- a CDS encoding MerR family transcriptional regulator, which yields MNGLDGQTGTGVIIRKAAELTGVKPVTLRAWERRYHLITPERNAKGHRLYSPAQIETIREICRWLERGVSIGKVKGLLSGSGKVTAPAQSNDTLAAADDLLQALADLNSRRAENIVNRICREYPPNIAIRQCFLPVIDALGQWKRQQGSVAAALLQFLLISRLSAMIRSENKSASIPCLAISLDPPGSLAAWLWLVSMAGQGLHITLLDGVEHISGLIDHARLQTYEHLAVFANRVPTKKQQQDIIKLSRLFDADHFHASTVIKTLCGAELKG from the coding sequence GTGAATGGCTTGGATGGGCAGACTGGTACCGGTGTTATCATTCGTAAGGCCGCAGAGCTTACCGGTGTTAAACCTGTGACCCTGCGTGCCTGGGAACGCCGGTATCACTTGATTACCCCGGAACGAAACGCCAAAGGGCATCGCCTGTACAGTCCGGCTCAGATTGAGACCATCCGGGAAATATGCCGCTGGCTGGAGCGCGGGGTCTCCATCGGAAAAGTCAAAGGGTTGCTTTCGGGTTCCGGAAAAGTGACGGCCCCTGCGCAGTCGAATGATACCCTTGCTGCCGCAGATGATCTGCTGCAGGCGCTGGCCGACTTAAACAGCAGGCGGGCTGAAAATATTGTCAATCGGATATGCCGGGAGTACCCGCCAAATATCGCTATACGTCAATGCTTTTTGCCTGTCATTGACGCATTGGGGCAGTGGAAACGCCAACAGGGTTCTGTGGCCGCGGCATTGCTGCAGTTCCTATTAATCAGCCGTCTGAGTGCAATGATCCGATCTGAAAATAAGTCCGCCTCCATACCGTGTCTTGCCATCAGCCTGGATCCTCCCGGCAGCCTTGCCGCCTGGCTTTGGCTGGTTTCCATGGCCGGCCAGGGGTTGCATATTACCCTGCTGGACGGCGTTGAACATATTTCAGGCCTTATTGATCATGCACGTCTTCAAACGTATGAACATCTGGCCGTATTTGCCAACCGGGTGCCCACAAAAAAGCAGCAGCAAGATATCATTAAACTTAGCCGGCTGTTTGATGCCGACCATTTTCACGCATCCACGGTCATTAAAACCCTGTGTGGTGCTGAACTTAAAGGATAA